The DNA sequence TGGAAGATAGCGGCGTTCTGGGCGCTCTCCACCAGCTCGGGGGTGAACCCGTATGCGGCCGTGCCCTGGGCGACGTTGCGCAGCACGTTGAACAGCGCGAAGAAGACCGGCATCTGCAGCAGCAGCGGGAGGCAGCCCATCAGGGGGTTGGTGCCGCTCTCCTGGTAGAGCTTCATCTGCTCCTGCTGGAGGCGCTGCTTGTCGTTCTTGTAGCGCTCCCGCACCTTCATCAGCTGCGGCTGCATATCCTGCATCTTCCGCTGCGTCTGCATCTGCTTGACGAACAGCGGAACCATGATGAGCCGCATCAGGACCGTCAGCGTGACGATGGACAGGCCCCACGCCCAGCCGCTATCGGGGTTGAGCCCGACGGTCGTCAGGGCGGAGTGGATCTCGATCAGCACCCAGCCGACGATGTTGTAAAGCCAGTCCAGCACCGGCCAACTCCCTTTTCCTTCGGTTCAGCTACTGCCCGGGCGGTTCCGGTGCGGTTCCCGGGTCGAACGACGCGCTCCCCCGCCCGGCGGCATCCCTACGCGGGGGGACGGGATCCAGACCGCCGGGGTGGAACGGGTGGCAGCGGGCGATCCTGCGCGCGGCCAGCCACGACCCGCGCGGCGCGCCGTGCACGTGGAGTGCCTCCACCGCATAGGCGCTGCACGAGGGGAAGAAACGGCAGACAGGAGGCAGGAGCGGGCTGATGAAACGCTGGTATCCACGGATGGGCACCACCAGCGCTCTCGCCGCCCGAGTCGGTCGCTCCTCAGTCATGAACCCGCCAGATCCCCGCCGCCGCGCCCGCTCTCCCGTGCACTCGACCCCTTGCGACGGCGTGTCGCATTCTTCCGAGGACGCATCGCCGCTGCGATGGCACCGTCGAGCTGCGCGGCCAACGTGTCGTATCCCAGGGACGCGGCCAGGGGTTTGGCCCGCACTACTAGCAGGCTACCCGCCGGAAGATCCCCGAGCCGCGCCCGCATCAGGTGGCGGAGGCGCCGCTGCACCCGCTTGCGGACCACGGCCTTGCCCACCTGGCGGCCCACGGCGAAGCCGACGCGCGGCGCTGCTTCCGCCTGGGCCGAGTCGGCGGGCGCCGGCAGGAAGGCGACGCTGATCGCCTCGCGGCCGGCGCGCCGACCGGACCGCAGCACGGCGGAGAACTCGGTGCTGCGGCGCATACGGTTCTGGGGCGACAACATCGGATCGGTCCTCGGCGGGGTGAACGCACAACGAAGGCCGGCTGCCGCAGGGGACAGCCGGCCCGCTGATCGATCGGTCGACCGTGGCCGCTACTGGCTCACGGTCAGCCGCGCGCGCCCCTTCTTGCGGCGCGCTGCGACGACCGCGCGTCCGGCGCGGGTCCGCATCCGCAGCCGGAAGCCGTGGACCTTGGCGCGGCGCCGGTTGTTCGGCTGAAACGTACGCTTGCTCACTGCAGGCTCCAGGGGCGTGTAATCGAAGTACTACGGCTGCCCCACGGCAGCGGGGCACGGGCGTCTGCGCTCGTTCGGGGCCGAGGGGCGTCCACCGGGAAAGGCGGTCCCGCGTCGGACGCGGGTGCC is a window from the Streptomonospora litoralis genome containing:
- the rnpA gene encoding ribonuclease P protein component; amino-acid sequence: MLSPQNRMRRSTEFSAVLRSGRRAGREAISVAFLPAPADSAQAEAAPRVGFAVGRQVGKAVVRKRVQRRLRHLMRARLGDLPAGSLLVVRAKPLAASLGYDTLAAQLDGAIAAAMRPRKNATRRRKGSSARESGRGGGDLAGS
- the yidD gene encoding membrane protein insertion efficiency factor YidD yields the protein MTEERPTRAARALVVPIRGYQRFISPLLPPVCRFFPSCSAYAVEALHVHGAPRGSWLAARRIARCHPFHPGGLDPVPPRRDAAGRGSASFDPGTAPEPPGQ
- the rpmH gene encoding 50S ribosomal protein L34 translates to MSKRTFQPNNRRRAKVHGFRLRMRTRAGRAVVAARRKKGRARLTVSQ